The genomic region AAGTACGTCTTCGATCCTCCCACGGGGCGCTGACAATGATCGGGCCCCCTCCGAGGCGGTGATCGTGCGCGGTGTGAAGGGGGTGACGGCCGCGGTGTGAGGGCGGTCGTGGAGGGCGGGGCGGGTCCGACTGTCAGTGGGGCGTGGCAGGATCGGGGGCGTGGCAGATTCAGCATCGAAGAAGACCGAGAAGACCTCCGGCGGCGGACGCCCGCTGCTGATGCTCATGGACGGGCATTCGCTGGCGTACCGAGCGTTCTTCGCGCTGCCCGCGGAGAACTTCACGACGGCGACGGGCCAGCCGACGAACGCGATCTACGGCTTCGCGTCGATGCTCGCCAACACCCTGCGTGACGAGGCGCCCACGCACTTCGCGGTGGCGTTCGACGTCTCGCGCAAGACATGGCGCTCCGAGGAGTTCACCGAGTACAAGGCGAACAGGTCGAAGACGCCGGACGAGTTCAAGGGCCAGGTCGAGCTGATCGGCGAGCTCCTGGACGCGATGCACGCCGAGCGGTTCGCCGTGGACGGCTTCGAGGCGGACGACATCATCGCCACGCTCGCCACCCAGGCCGAGGCCGCGGGCTTCGAGGTGCTGATCGTCACCGGCGACCGCGACTCCTTCCAGCTGGTCTCCGAGCACACCACCGTGCTCTATCCGACGAAGGGCGTCTCCGAGCTGACGCGGTTCACTCCGGAGAAGGTCTTCGAGAAGTACGGCCTGACGCCCGCGCAGTACCCCGACTTCGCGGCCCTGCGCGGCGACCCGTCCGACAACCTCCCGGGCATCCCCGGAGTCGGCGAGAAGACCGCCGCGAAGTGGATCAACCAGTTCGGGTCGTTCGCGGAGCTGGTCCAGCGCGCCGAGGAGGTCAAGGGCAAGGCCGGACAGAACTTCCGCGACCACCTGGACGCGGTCAAGCTCAACCGCCGCCTCACGGAGATGGTGCGTGACGTCGAGCTGCCCAAGACGGCCGCCGACCTGGAGCGCGCTCCGTACGACCGCACGGCCGTCGCGATGGTCCTGGACACCCTGGAGATCCGTAACCCCTCGCTGCGCGAGCGGCTGCTCGCCGTCGACCCCGGGGCGGAGGAGGCGGACGCCGGTCCGCCGGCCGCCGCGGGTGTGGCGGTGGACGGCACGGTGCTCGGCGCGGGCGAGCTGAAGCCGTGGCTTGCCGAGCACGGCACCGCGGTCCTGGGCGTCGCCACGGTCGACACCTGGGCGCTCGGCACGGGCTCGGTCGCCGAGGTCGCCCTCGCCGCGGCCGACGACGCGGCCGGCTGGTTCGACCCGTCGCAGCTGGACGAGGCCGACGAGAACGCGTTCGCGGCATGGCTCGCCGACCCCGACAGGCCCAAGGTGCTGCACAACGCGAAGAGCGTGATGCGGGTCTTCGCCGAGCACGGCTGGAGCGTCGAGGGCGTCTCCATGGACACCGCGCTCGCCGCCTACCTCGTCAAGCCGGGCCGCCGCTCCTTCGACCTGGACGCGCTGTCCCTGGAGTACCTCGGCCGTGAGCTGGCGCCCGCCGCCACGGCCGACGGGCAGCTCGCCTTCGGCGCCGACGAGGGGGCCGAGGCCGACGCGCTGATGGTGCAGGCCCGCGCGATCCTCGACCTGGGCGACGCCTTCACGGAGCGCCTCAAGGAGGTCGGCGCGGCGGACCTGCTGCGTGACGTGGAGCTGCCCACCTCCGTGCTCCTGGCCCGCCTGGAGCGGCACGGCATCGCCGCCGACAAGGCCCATCTGGAAGCCATGGAGCAGATGTTCGCGGGCGCCGTCCAGCAGGCGGTGAAGGAGGCGCACGCGGCGGCGGGGCACGAGTTCAACCTCGGCTCGCCCAAGCAGCTCCAGGAAGTCCTCTTCGGTGAACTGGGCCTGCCCAAGACGAAGAAGACGAAGACCGGCTACACGACCGATGCCGACGCGCTGGCCTGGCTCGCCGGCCAGACCGACAACGAACTGCCGGTCATCATGCTCCGCCACCGCGAGCAGGCGAAGCTCCGCGTCACCGTCGAGGGCCTGATCAAGACGATCGCCGCGGACGGCCGCATCCACACCACGTTCCACCAGACGGTGGCCGCGACGGGCCGTCTCTCGTCGCAGGACCCGAACCTGCAGAACATCCCGGTCCGCACGGAGGAGGGCCGCGCGATCCGCCGCGGCTTCGTCGTCGGCGAGGGCTTCGAGTCCCTCATGACCGCCGACTACAGCCAGATCGAACTGCGCGTGATGGCCCACCTCTCCGAGGACGAGGGCCTCCTGGAGGCGTTCACCTCCGGCGAGGACCTGCACACCACCGTCGCCTCCCAGGTGTTCTCCGTCGAGGGCTCCGCGGTCGACGCGGAGATGCGCCGCAAGATCAAGGCCATGTCGTACGGACTGGCGTACGGCCTGTCCGCCTTCGGCCTCTCCCAGCAGCTGAACATCGACGCCGGCGAGGCCCGCGCGCTGATGGACACGTACTTCGAGCGCTTCGGAGGCGTACGGGACTATCTGCGCCGAGCGGTCGACGAGGCGCGGGCGACGGGCTACACGGCGACACTCTTCGGGCGCCGCCGCTACCTCCCCGACCTCAACAGCGACAACCGCCAGCGCCGCGAGGCGGCCGAGCGCATGGCTCTGAACGCGCCGATCCAGGGCACCGCGGCGGACATCGTCAAGATCGCCATGTTGAACGTGGACCGTGCTCTGCGGAAGGCCGACCTCAAGTCCCGCATGCTCCTCCAGGTCCACGACGAAATCGTCCTGGAAATCGCCCCGGGCGAGCGAGCGAAGACCGAGGAACTGGTCCGCCACGAGATGGCCAACGCCGTGCATCTCCGGGCCCCACTGGACGTGTCGGTCGGCTCGGGCCCCGACTGGGAGTCGGCGGCGCACTAGCGTTCCACTGGGGCGCGGTATTCGGCTGCGGGTCCGGTGGGGGCTGGTCGCGCAGTTCCCCGCGCTCCCAGAAAGCAGGGGCTGCGCCCCTGCAGACGAAAGACAGGGGCGCAGCCCCGTCTTTCAGGGGCGCGGGGCTGTGCCGATTTGCGGCTCCGCCGCGGGGCGCGACCAGCCACATCCGGCCCGCACCCAACACACAACCCCCGACACCCACCGCCCTCCTCCCAACCCCCGGAGGCCCCGTCACCCACGTGGCCCCCGACCACAAGCCCCCGGCAGAGCACCCCGCAAGGATGCGGGCATGGGTCCTCACATACGACACGTGCGACATGTACGGCACGCACAGCACATACGGCACATACGCCGCGTGCGGTACGCACGCCACTGCCGCACCGCCCTCGTCGCAGCCCTCGCCTCCGTGCTCCTCGTGCCGGTCCCCGCCGTCTCGGCCGCCGCGGCCAGCCCCAGAATCCCGGCCGGCGCCACCACCAGACGCGTCCCGGCCGACGCCGTCGAGTGGACCGACTGGACCGACCGGCACCCACGGTCGGGTGACAGGGACCGCCACGCCCCCTCGGCAGCCGCCGGCTCCGTCACCTGCCACGCCCCCCACGCTCCCGCCCTGGCGTCCCGGCTGTCCCGCGACATCAAGGCGGCCCTGTCGAAAAGGCGCGGCACGGTCTCCCTGGCGGTGTACGACGACCGCGGGGTCACCTGTACACGCGCCGGCACGCTGCGGTACGACTCGGCGAGCGTCGTCAAGGTGCTGATCATGGAGGGACTGCTCCGCCGCGCCGAGGAACTGGGCCGCCGGCTCACCCCGTGGGAAGCGGCGAACGTACGCCCCATGATCGTCAGATCCGACAACGGCTCGGCCGTGCGCCTGTGGGCCGCCCTGGGCCGCGGCTACCTGAACACCTTCCTCACTCGCGCCCGCACCCGAGCCACCGTCCTGGGCCCGGGCGGCTACTGGGGCCTCACCCGCACCACGGCGACCGACCAGATGCGCCTGCTGGGCGTACTGACGAACGCCGGTTCGTTCCTCCGCACTCGCGCGTCCGGCCTGAAGCTGCTCGCCGAGGTACGTGCGGATCAGCGGTGGGGCGTCCCCGCGGGCATGCCGAGGGGCCTGAAGGCCCATGTCAAGAACGGCTGGCTGCCCAGAGCCACCCACGGCTGGCGTGTCCACAGCATCGGCGCCTTCACCGGCGAGCGCCGCACGTACCGCATCGTCGTCCTGTCCCACGACAATCCCACGATGGCGTACGGCGTGCGCACCATCGAGCGCATCGCCCAGGCCGTCCACCGCGGCCTCAATCCGGGCCGCGGCATAGGCCGGGACCTCACCCCGGAGACCGAGATCAGCGAGGAGCCGGACGGCTCGGCTCCGTACGAACCGCTGCCGGGCTGGGACGGGCCGGAGCCGGACGCCACAGCCTGACCGCAACGCCGTACGCCGCCAGACCGACGGCGAGCCCCGCCCCCGCTCCGAAGCACACGGTGGGAATCAGCTCCCAGGGCTTCGCGCTCGACCCCCAGTACTCCCACCACCGCATCGCCCGCCGCACCGCCGCGACCGTCGCGCAGCCACCGATCACGGCCGCCGCGAGCCACCGGTCCCGTACGGACAGCACCGGCACCCCCACGGGCTCCGTGTCGTGCTGCCGCCGCAGGGCGACCACCACGAAGGCCGCGATGACCACCGCGGCGACCGCCGAACCGCCGTACTGCAGATACCAGTAGAGCGGCGAGCCCGCGATGTCCCGTCCGAGGACGGGGAAGAGCCGCATGCCCCACCGGTCGAGATGCGTGAACGCGTCCCACACGACATGCGTCAACGCGCCGAGCACCGCGGACACGTACCACCACACGGCGAGCGAAGTCCGGAGGCGGGCGCGCGGCGCACCGCAGCGCAGGAGGGCCCCGATCCGCCCCCGCCGGCCCCGCGGCAGCAGGGCCACCAGCGGCTCGCGCAGCACCAGCCAGGCGCCCACGAGTGCCCAGGCGACCAGGACATCGACCGTGAACACCCCGGTGAACGAGTGCGTGAAGTCGCCGAACTCCATTGCCTCCGGCAGCACACTCGCCGCGTAATAGGTCATGTCGGGCGCGAACGAACCGGCCACGAGCAGGGCCGGAACCAGTCGGCCGCGTCCGGTCCCGTCGGTGCGCACGGCAGGCAGGACGGCCGCGGCATGGCTGAGAGTGAACGGCAACTGGGCTCCTCGCGAACGACGTTGACCGCGCGCGACGGCCCGGTGATCCTTGGACGGTCCTGGGAACTGTCGTGCAACGGTCCTGGGAACTGTCGTGGACACCGACTTGGGACCGGTCCCGGCGATCCCCTGATCAACAACGCTCAGTATGCGGTGAGCGGTTCCCGTCGATTCCGCATGAGCCCAAGGCGCCGGGGCAGGAGAAACGGGATATGGCCAACCGGTGAAAAACGGGCACGAACGGGTGTCTGCGCGACGGAAGTTGTCGTAGTGTCGCCTGGGTCGCCGTGCGGGGGAGTGCGGCCGGACAACACAAGAACGCGCGAAGCGCGGGGGATCGTCCACGGGAGGGGTTACGCAATGGCGGCGCAATTCGGCAGGCGGGTTGTCAAGGGGGCTGCGACCACCGCTGTGGCCGCGGTCGCGGTCGCCGCCCTGTCCGCGTCCCAGGCCCCGGGCGTGACCGACACCTCGAAGGGCAGACAGAGCGCCGGTTCCACGCCCTCGCCCGACGCGGACGCCGACAAGAGCGCCACCGGCAACTCGCCGTACTACACGGACCTCCCGCCGCTCAACAGCCCGACCCCGTCGCCCAGTACGGGCACCGGAACGCCGACCGGCACGGGCGAAGCCGAGGCGGGCATACCCGCGACCGTCCTCGACGCCTACAAGAAGGCCGAGGCGTCGCTGGGCGACTCCAAGCCCGGCTGCAACCTGCCCTGGGAACTCCTCGCCGCCATCGGCAAGGTCGAGTCCGGCCAGGCCCGCGGCGGCCGCGTGAACGCCAACGGCACCACGATCACCCCGATCCTCGGCCCGGTCCTCAACGGCAACGGCTTCGCGAACATCACCGACACCGACGGCGGCGCGTACGACGGGGACACCGCCCACGACCGGGCCGTCGGCCCCATGCAGTTCATCCCCTCCACCTGGGCGTGGTCGGGCCGCGACGGCAACGGCGACGGCAAGAAGGACCCCAACAACATCTACGACGCGGCCCTCGC from Streptomyces sp. NBC_00878 harbors:
- the polA gene encoding DNA polymerase I — its product is MADSASKKTEKTSGGGRPLLMLMDGHSLAYRAFFALPAENFTTATGQPTNAIYGFASMLANTLRDEAPTHFAVAFDVSRKTWRSEEFTEYKANRSKTPDEFKGQVELIGELLDAMHAERFAVDGFEADDIIATLATQAEAAGFEVLIVTGDRDSFQLVSEHTTVLYPTKGVSELTRFTPEKVFEKYGLTPAQYPDFAALRGDPSDNLPGIPGVGEKTAAKWINQFGSFAELVQRAEEVKGKAGQNFRDHLDAVKLNRRLTEMVRDVELPKTAADLERAPYDRTAVAMVLDTLEIRNPSLRERLLAVDPGAEEADAGPPAAAGVAVDGTVLGAGELKPWLAEHGTAVLGVATVDTWALGTGSVAEVALAAADDAAGWFDPSQLDEADENAFAAWLADPDRPKVLHNAKSVMRVFAEHGWSVEGVSMDTALAAYLVKPGRRSFDLDALSLEYLGRELAPAATADGQLAFGADEGAEADALMVQARAILDLGDAFTERLKEVGAADLLRDVELPTSVLLARLERHGIAADKAHLEAMEQMFAGAVQQAVKEAHAAAGHEFNLGSPKQLQEVLFGELGLPKTKKTKTGYTTDADALAWLAGQTDNELPVIMLRHREQAKLRVTVEGLIKTIAADGRIHTTFHQTVAATGRLSSQDPNLQNIPVRTEEGRAIRRGFVVGEGFESLMTADYSQIELRVMAHLSEDEGLLEAFTSGEDLHTTVASQVFSVEGSAVDAEMRRKIKAMSYGLAYGLSAFGLSQQLNIDAGEARALMDTYFERFGGVRDYLRRAVDEARATGYTATLFGRRRYLPDLNSDNRQRREAAERMALNAPIQGTAADIVKIAMLNVDRALRKADLKSRMLLQVHDEIVLEIAPGERAKTEELVRHEMANAVHLRAPLDVSVGSGPDWESAAH
- a CDS encoding serine hydrolase; its protein translation is MRYARHCRTALVAALASVLLVPVPAVSAAAASPRIPAGATTRRVPADAVEWTDWTDRHPRSGDRDRHAPSAAAGSVTCHAPHAPALASRLSRDIKAALSKRRGTVSLAVYDDRGVTCTRAGTLRYDSASVVKVLIMEGLLRRAEELGRRLTPWEAANVRPMIVRSDNGSAVRLWAALGRGYLNTFLTRARTRATVLGPGGYWGLTRTTATDQMRLLGVLTNAGSFLRTRASGLKLLAEVRADQRWGVPAGMPRGLKAHVKNGWLPRATHGWRVHSIGAFTGERRTYRIVVLSHDNPTMAYGVRTIERIAQAVHRGLNPGRGIGRDLTPETEISEEPDGSAPYEPLPGWDGPEPDATA
- a CDS encoding DUF4184 family protein, with product MPFTLSHAAAVLPAVRTDGTGRGRLVPALLVAGSFAPDMTYYAASVLPEAMEFGDFTHSFTGVFTVDVLVAWALVGAWLVLREPLVALLPRGRRGRIGALLRCGAPRARLRTSLAVWWYVSAVLGALTHVVWDAFTHLDRWGMRLFPVLGRDIAGSPLYWYLQYGGSAVAAVVIAAFVVVALRRQHDTEPVGVPVLSVRDRWLAAAVIGGCATVAAVRRAMRWWEYWGSSAKPWELIPTVCFGAGAGLAVGLAAYGVAVRLWRPAPARPSPAAVRTEPSRPAPR